The Cheilinus undulatus linkage group 17, ASM1832078v1, whole genome shotgun sequence genomic sequence GTACTCTATTGGTTCAGTAGCTGGCTGAAGAACctgacatttaaatttaaacataaatatttgaaactAACCCGTCTGTATATAGGTCTTTCTTTATAATTTGTCATCAGCTTGCAGATGTGGTCAGTATTAAGAAAAGCACTGTTACAGCTACTGTGTAATGAAGACTCATAATTCAGTTCTCGTGTTTGTACCACAGCAAAAAAAACGACTTCTTGTTCCGCTTTATTCATTAGGTTATGattgaattatttttattgaaatattcCCAAACTGACAATCCTATTTTGTGAGGGAGGACACTGAGACATATTGCAGGTTAAAGGGGGGTTCGTGCATTTATAGAGAGTATTTAAAGAGCACAAGTCTGCCACAAAGCATGTGAGGTGGAGACAAGTGGTAAATATTGACCTACCTGGGAGTaaaattttgttgtgtttactgtttttgttatctttcatgtactgtactgtacatTGTATATGTTCATGTgtaatgcactttttttttttacattttgttaaGAACGATGTCCAGTCTGATGTTTAtcatggaaataaaacatttcctctGCATTCTCTTCATTGTGTTTACATTTATATTACTTTAACTAGACTCTTACATGGGACTCTTCTTAATCCTGTTCCTGCCCACTCCAGCTGGATTTCTGACCGTTACCACCTACTTCTGCAGAACGTGTCATGCCAGCACCCACAACAGGTGcgtctagggctgggcaattaatctcAAATAAGTTTAAATTGCAAtacggcctgctgcaatttacaaatcacagcatttgcaatatttctttaacttgaaatctatcaaaataccactttaatacattctttttgcagcagcagagattttatgcacattatgaaaacattcaagtgtccatttttttagaatggtttacagaaatccttttttctgtttttacatgtatttttcttaatcaaaatgagtgataTAAAAGTGATAATCTCCCTCAATAGAacaatttatatcaaatttgcaatataagCATTGCAATCACAGTCTTTTATCATTCTGCCCTAGTCCATTCTATCTAATTATGATAAAGCTTAGGGTTAGTGCACAGAAGTCATACCCCCAGCAGCAATCAGCTGATTGCCAGTTTACACCAGTATtccctcccagctcccacagccaatcacagcttttcCTCTCAACtcagcagtccatttaaatatgacgtacttctcactaatccctgctgatgcaccacgctgccaCTGGCAAGGCTTagtctcctccaccccagcctcctcttttatagcaaaaagcttgttacacccttatattcagattcatgctactatggatcgaaataatttcattgtttttaatataaataatCATAAATGCTTCTATCGATATGGGGGTTTCAAGCTTTGCACTTCCAGAAAGTTAAAGCaggctgcttgactaacccagggcgCATCTGTTAGGCAGAGCCTTCTTCACctagtaaaactgtaaatccattctgaaaaaaatggttaaatgtattaTAGTGTTCCTGACTGAGGTTATAATATGgagtgatttattgcttgaatttattttaaaaaaaacgcACAAGATAAAGAACCGAGTAGTAATCGCTTATTACATCgcaataaaaggagaaaaaaaatcgattagaaattagattatttttgtgaATTGTTCAGCGCTAGGGGTGCTAGTTTCCTCAACTGCACCCTTGCGATGTGTATTagtgccacacatggataaaaaagcAGCTGGGAGTCCCACACCTATTTAACTCCTGTCCTGGTAGTAATAGCAATGCCAAACTTATATTTTCTGACCTAATTTACATAtctattttaaagtcatatagAAGTTAAATtatttcctgatctctggaaagctTGTATGTCTTAAAAGCTGTAgtgcacttccatcagctctctcaGACAGTAGACTAATCTCTACTGTATTTTTGCAGAGTATTTTCTGTCCTCAACATTAGATacttaatgcaataaggccaatttgcatggaaaggggtgttttaTCCCCAATAACTGCATAAttgactccatgatcaagtgggagaaagttctttggtctgatgtgaccaaaatggtGCCTTTTGGACATCAAACAAAATACTAAGTTtagtggacaccaaacacaccatccctacagtgacacacagtgatggcagcatcatgctgtggggatgtttctggCAGCCGGCCCaggaaggcttttaaaggtaaagagtataatgaatgtggcaaaatacaaGAACATCCTGGATGACGGTCTGTTTCAGTCTACAGGAGAACTACGACTTGGTCGAAGATTTATTATCCAGCATGGTAATGACCCAAAGAATACAGCTAAAGCTACACCGATAGATTTAAACCTTCCACACACAGGTGTCCTTATACTACAATTACATGAGAGTACTAGAaacaactggctggacctctgtttaaTTATGTCAGTCATTTTAGgtgtaaatatttattcagtcacttatcctaccttacatatttttgtttatttgacattactgtgtagaaatctgtttcactttgacattaaagaggtttattGTATTTCTGggtcaaaaaatccaaattatattagctatgattggtttataaaatcaataagcAGCTAAAACATCTagggggttgaatactttttataggagCTCAAAGTATCAAGGTATTGGCATTTATTCCCGCCTCTTTCAGTAATAGATTTTAAGGTATTCATAAAAATAACCTGTGTTTGAAAACTATTGGGATGTACTACATATCTCTAATCATATAGTATGAATGGTCTGCCTGTCTCTGGCCTGGCTCTTTTAGAGAAATGGACGGCCCAGAGAGAACTATTATTGAATTAGTCAAATGAAGTCAGTCTGACATCATGTGCCAGGTGACTGCTGGAGGAGAAGATCTCCCAGAAAGACCAAAGTCTAACAGGACAGAGGGCAGACGGAGCATAAAGCATCCACATCAGTAAGTACATACCATTTATTATGACATTATTATGGAAGAGTAATAGATAGGGAACCTTGAAAACAGCAGACAGCAGAGTTATCTGCAGGGAAGTCTAATGTTTGGCAGTAATGTTATGGATTTAAGTTGCATACCTGTAATGTTCATAGTGACAGCATACATACACTCCTGTGGTATGTCATACTGGATATCAGCTGTGTGAGATGTTAAATTAgcatcacatttattttatgaCCTCATGGCCTGCCTTACTGCCTGCTATGAAAATTTTACATTCAAAAGAGATAGTATATCTGGATAACCTGCTGTCATACCAACTACTGCATTTTCAGTGTATTATATGTCACAGAAATCTAAATCTAACgttgtattttgttttggtAGAAGTACAGCTCCCCTTGTAGAAACCCACAATAGGTTGTGTAATCAGTCACAAGTTTCTTATGAACGTTGTTTGAAGTAATTGAAGCATGAGAGACATTAAAGTACAAGAGGGGGAGAATGGAGAGGTCTGTTTCATAAGCTGATATTACAGATAGCTCCCGCTGCTCCCATCATAACACATCTATCCCTAATAACACTTCACTGTGTGAAACTGCAAGTGCACTCATCTGTAAGTTAGTGGACTTAATTTTGCTTTAACACAACTACAAGAGCATGGTTCAAGAACATGACAACTCTTTCAAGtgtaaatcataaaaatgctgCTAACAATGGACAAGGTTAGATATACTCAGAAGCCTTTGGCACATAAAAACTCTAAAAGGTAAAAGAAGGTAACAGTGATGTTTTTTCCTTAGATTTAGAAactatttcagttattttcccAACACATTAATTTCTTACCATTTCAGCATCATTTTTAGCCCTCTGTTCTGAAGACGTCGTCATTGTCTTCAGCTAGCTTTGACCTTTTATATTACTTCTTCTTATGTGTTCCAATCTCTTGTGGCTAATCAACCTTTACATCTTTTCTATCTTGTTTAGCTGTAATGGAAACCATTTGATTTGTTACCATTACTATGGGAATATGCTTACAATTTAatagtgtttttcttttgctaaCTGCAATGGTTTAATACTATCTGTTTCCAATATGGTGAGAAAAATGCTAACAATTCAgtagtgtttttcttttgcaaactactatccaccttattcctggggccgctactgtaaatctgaatatgggcgaaacttccggtgctaAAGCAGaagtacattaaatacatgtagtACATCAAAACGCAATTCTTCCAAGGGCTTACTGAAATGATTTAGCTTCagcagtggttgttctgaaataaacatttgctgcaataaatactgcttcatttttgttaaatcaattaagttaaatgagctgaaagttttaaataatattttctgtaatgctcagtacctggtGCTTCATTTGTGGTACTACTTACGTGACTAAGTTAAAtatatgtctttaacaacagtgttttaaacactgttcactatttaaatgcatttgggatgtaattctttcaatattaattcatcattaattcaaaacttgacatttaccatatactgccttaatttgtccgtttcgttgttttttttttgtttcgattgttgtttgtgtttactctactATCATcacttggcatccaaacatgctaaaatgatgtttcaaaaacagtttaaaagcacttctggacatcgttgctgcgtgctgcaatgtgcatcttcagctaaatttaactcgtcattgacagtcagctcaggtaactcaagcaaacagcgagtaaaccgcAACGAATTTGCCATCACacgcctttctcttctcccgactggaagtgtgggagcggtctaatgccaaatgcggaagcagttcatgcatagagcccattactatactgatatgaagctaataaagtGAGCTAAATATGCCTGTCTGAGTTATCCAAGGTAATGTCATCACTTTGTACTCTTCAGATGAGGGCAGAGAAATAACAATGTTATCCCGTTTTAGGTGAAGCAGACGAACtatacatattttaatgtccaaattgctctaataatcacgTTTCACATCTCGTTTCTATACAAAGTCCCATTTACATAGACAGGACCGGAAGTTGAGCCCATATTTcacgcaaagaatcatgggggctgggaataaggtggatagttTTAATGCTAGCTATATGTTTCCACTACTGTGAGAAATATGCTAACAATTTAatagtgtttttcttttgctgacTGCTATAGTTTCAATACTAGCTATCTGTTTCCAttactttgaaaatattttaactaaGTCTAGCTAACAGTCTTTCTTTACCATTATACTGAAGTTTAAATGCTAACGATTTGAACAATTAGTCAAAGATATATTTCATCCACTTTAAGCTTAAAATCTGTTAGCATCTTCGTTAGCCTCATTTTAATGCTAACTTCTGATCTACCACTTACAACTTATTCAATGTCCCGGTATAGGTCGTTGTAGTGACTTTTTTAATAGTTTGCATGCTAACTGTCAAAAGTGCAGTGCTTATAAAAAACATCCACCCCTTCATGTGTTTTACGTGtctactgattttataaatcagtcatggtctgTATAATTTACCTtctttgacagaaaaaatatttttaaaaaccctcTTTAACACCAGAGTGTAACAGAAAGCCAACTGAACAAAACTATgggatgtaaaataagtgactacatagATATTTACCCATTCCAAGACAGTTTTCTGTAGGTGTAGCTCCACAGATTCTATTCTCTGTTAGaatgaggtctgggctttgactcagcctctccaaaacattcaccttgtcgcctgtgtagcttttgctttatccttcagctcattgtcaggccagaaaataaatctcccaagccaTACTTCTtttagactgaataagattgtcaaccaggattttcctatatttcacagcattcattttaccctctacctttacaagccttacaaggccagctgctgagaagcttccccacagcatgatgctgccaccactctgcttcacagtggggatggtgtcggtgtctgccaaacatagcggcttgtctgatggccaaaagcaccattttggtctcatcagaccaaagagctttACTCCGCTTGACCATGGAGCCTCCCACATGccctttggtgaactctagtccagatttcatctgagtttttctcaacagtggctttctctttgccactctcctttacagctttgactggtaaagaacaatagtttttgtttgtttgttttttttttgtatccaccctgacttatacttttcaataatatttctctgggttttttggaATGATATTTTgcctccatggtgtaatggttgccaggaatactaattaatcagtgaatggaccttccagacacaggtgtttttatactacaattGCTTGAGACatatttactgcactcaggtatGCAGATGACTTAGGTCAGTAACTTTAAAGTGGGTGagtatttatgcaatcacttttttccatcacatatttttattaaattgccattactttgaagaaatctgttttcctttTGACATTACAGACAgtttccttgtgtttcattttatattttattaaaaaaaaaaccaaatcaCATTGGCCATGATTAATTtacaaaaccaataaaaagtgaaatgtccaaggggatgaataccttttataggtactgtatatGGGCAAGTTTTAGGCGAAAATTTATggataaaatgttttgttctcCTGCTGACTATGAtagcatttaaagaaatttaactatttccattattttttaaatcatcatcaaGCTCTTTTAGCTAATAATCCACTGGCATGTGATTTCTTGTTTGATATTGTTTTATCCACACTACACAGCTCAATTTGAGTCTTAATTATGTAAACTAACAAGTATCCCAGATGAGGGGAATGCTGTTATAGAAAATGAGTCATAATTCATAGTAGCTATCAGAACAGATGCCGGTTCTCAAGGGGAATAGTTTCATTTACAGTCCACAGACAAGCACATTAGTTGAATATCCAGGTCTGCATAGAAATGAAGTGTCACTCAACACCTCTCAGGCTTGAAATAGCTTTAGCGACAGAGCACATGATTGCAGACGTGGGGTGAAGAGGTCCAGTCAACTCTCTTTCTTCACTCACCTGTCAGCTGACACTATGAAAGCACATTAGCTTAGTGATTTTGGGTGAATTCACAGGGATTAATTTAAGTATCTCCATCTCTCCTAAAAAACTTTTCGGCGTAACAATACTTGGCTGCTTGTTAGTCTGCTAAAAATACCCGTATTCCACATGCCGCTTTAAAGACTGTTGAGCTGTTTTCCCTCTGTTATAATCTCTCCTCCACCATCCATCATGTCAGTGGTTAAACTCTGCCATCGTCAAACAATCCAGTTCAGAAGTTGAGGCACTTGTGACTCGAATCAAATATTCCAGGTGACCTTTTGTACACCCTGTTACCAAAACAACAGTAAACAGTTGGATTGAAGGGAAGTAAACACGGCACAAACACGCCTCGCATCTGAAGCAGTAATTGACAGAGCGTGATGCCTCAGACTTGAATGCCTCTGAAGGGATATGTTTACACAATTAGGCCTAAATTAAGGCTTTCAAGATGTTGAGTAATCATATTCCATTGATATAATTGATACAGTGATTCTTGAATTACAGCATTTATGTCAGAGAGTTGATTCGACCTTGGCACCAGACCTGGCTGACCTCTTATCTCActtgtcttgtttcttttttggcCCCCTGACTCATGGCAGCAGTCAGACCAGCTTTAATTTTAGCCACCATAGAATTCCTTTCCAACAGAATAGGGAGCGATAGATGGAGAGGCCTTTGAGGGACAAGTGAGCGGTATAGAAGAATATACAAAAATAGAGGACGACTTCAGAGAGTTTAAAATAGGCCGACATGCCTGCTGAGTGCTTTCATTTCATTGGGGTGGCGAGGACAGCCATTGTTGGTGCACCATTCTGACTTCCTGATAACATTTGTCCTGCTCTTTTCCTAGAACAGAACCACAACCATGGGCCAGAAGCTAGAGAGGCTTTCTGAAAAGGATGAAGAATCTCTGGATAATTCAGATTGGTCCGAGCAAACCGGGGAAACAGAAATGTTGGAGGCAGCCGAACAAGTTGAGAGCAGGAATCAGGACGATGGCAGTCCCGCGACCCCTGGGAGTATTGGCTGGATTAGCCGGATCAGTATCAGCAGCTTGGCCGCCGGGCGTGCAGGGGGGCTTACAGTCACTTCTGCACGTACAGACCCCCAAACTGGGCAGCCAATCAGGCCTCAGGGTCAGCGGGAGAACCCTCCAAACAGCAGGGGGGAGAGGGTGGGTGGAGACACGGAGAGCCGGAGTGTCGATCCAAGTTCAGAGGAGTCAAAAAGTGTCCTGAGCCTGAAGGCAAGACAGGATTCAGACAAAAAGAGAGGCAAGGCTGTGGTCTCGGCTGGGACAACAGCTATGGAGGAACAGGAGAATGCACAAAACTCAATACTTGGTCATCGCAAGTTGAGTCTTGATTCTCAAATAAGGAGCCCAACAGGGTCATGTGATCCTGTTCTTGAGGAAGATTTTGTGGTGCTAGAAAGAGATGACTCTTGGATATCATCGGATGGGGATGTCGCTAATGATGAcaggataaaaacaaagaaatctgTTAGAGGAAAAGTTAAGGAAGATCCCTCTCTTAGCTACAGGGATGATAACCTTTCACAGCAGGAAAAGGACACTGAAGAGACGAGCAGGAGAAAACCTGAGACACTTTCAGTCACAAACGCTGAGGGTTCACACACAGCCGCTTCTCAAAGCAAAAGAGGTCAACCCTCAGCTGAAGTGACAGGCGGCAGGTGTCGGCTAAAAGGAGACGGTCCTGTTGGAGCtaacaacactgagacaactGGTAGAGAGAAAGCAGAGAGGGAACTCAACAGGAATGACCAAAATGAAGGGCGAGTCACTCCTAGTGTGGAGCGTATTTTATCTGAAAGCACCAGTAAATCTGTAAGAAGGAGCAGCAGTGGTTGGGAAGCGTGTTCTGAAAAGGTGGACTCAGAAAAACAAGTGGAAGCGGACCAGTCCAGACTAAGCAGGTTTGCTGGAGCGGTCTACAGGAGGGCTAAAGAAGGCATATCTAAGAAAGAGAACCAAGAGACCAGGAAAGACGCCAATACTCGCCTCTCGAAGAACCCAAGCTTCGATTTACCACTGCTGCAAGACAACGTCTCGTTTTCATTGGAACAAAGCAACGTgatccctcctcttcctctgccaGGGAATGAAGGCAGCGATGGAAAGATACAGGTTGCCTGCttgaagagagagagtgagcttgTGTCTTTCTCTGCTGTCATCACTCCTCCACCCGTAACTCATCTGTTCCCAAAGGGAGACACTTCAATGGAAGAGCAATCAGAAGTGGCAGAGTCCCCGGTGGCACCCAGAGCTTCACGTGATTCTATGGAAGACTGTGCACCGAAAGAAAAGCCCAAAGGTAAAGGTCCACCTCCACCTGTCCCTAAAAAACCTAAAAACCCATTTATAAAGCTTAAAACTGCACAGTTAATGTCTACTGATGTGCAAAGACGCAGCAAAGACCATCTGCGCTCTGAGGAGAGGGCCAGAAGGAGGCACACGTTTGATTTCAACAAGATCCTTCCATGCAACGCTCCAGCTAGTCAGGACATGTGCATGCTTTGGGATGAAAGGGGCACTTACACAGTGCCAATGGACATACGACGCCTGTCAGCTGACCTTAGCCAATGGGAATCCTCAGTTGAGTGCATGGATGATCGGTTTGGAGATATAATAGACTTTGACTTCTGTACACGTTTGGCAACGCTGTCACCAGACGAAGACCTGCAGAACCtggacatgctgcagagaagAGTGTTCCTGGAGAGACAATCCAGGTTTAAAAGTTCACAAAAGCCCCCACATCCTTCAGCATCCACAGAGAGTTTACATATACCTGAGGTCCCAGCAGAACATGAAGCCCAAAGACCAAAACCTCTTTACTCAAAGAACAGAGAAATCCCCCATGAGCCCATTTCTGAAAGAGTCAGTGCACAGATAAGTGACGATATCCACACTAGCAATGGCACCACTAAAGACATAACTGATTACGGTCGATCTAAGCTTGCAGGAGCTGAGGTGGGTTCCTACAAGCCTGTATCAGAGATCATCAAAGAAACCAATCAAATGCAGAGACACCAAGGCCGGCAGAAACCTGAAGCAGACAAAGCTCAAGTCCGGGTGTCAGAGCAGAGTCCCAGTGTGAAAGTCTCTCAGATGAAGAA encodes the following:
- the LOC121525676 gene encoding uncharacterized protein LOC121525676 isoform X1 → MEEQENAQNSILGHRKLSLDSQIRSPTGSCDPVLEEDFVVLERDDSWISSDGDVANDDRIKTKKSVRGKVKEDPSLSYRDDNLSQQEKDTEETSRRKPETLSVTNAEGSHTAASQSKRGQPSAEVTGGRCRLKGDGPVGANNTETTGREKAERELNRNDQNEGRVTPSVERILSESTSKSVRRSSSGWEACSEKVDSEKQVEADQSRLSRFAGAVYRRAKEGISKKENQETRKDANTRLSKNPSFDLPLLQDNVSFSLEQSNVIPPLPLPGNEGSDGKIQVACLKRESELVSFSAVITPPPVTHLFPKGDTSMEEQSEVAESPVAPRASRDSMEDCAPKEKPKGKGPPPPVPKKPKNPFIKLKTAQLMSTDVQRRSKDHLRSEERARRRHTFDFNKILPCNAPASQDMCMLWDERGTYTVPMDIRRLSADLSQWESSVECMDDRFGDIIDFDFCTRLATLSPDEDLQNLDMLQRRVFLERQSRFKSSQKPPHPSASTESLHIPEVPAEHEAQRPKPLYSKNREIPHEPISERVSAQISDDIHTSNGTTKDITDYGRSKLAGAEVGSYKPVSEIIKETNQMQRHQGRQKPEADKAQVRVSEQSPSVKVSQMKNAFDVPKKSRERPAEVQASPKKDMLRRVVRQSKFRHVFGQAVRNDQCYDDIRVSRVTWDSSFCAVNPKFVAIIIEASGGGAFLVLPLQKTGRIDKVYPTVCGHTGPVLDIDWCPHNDLVIASGSEDCTVMVWQIPENGLETPLSEPVVVLEGHSKRVGIVSWHPTARNVLLSAGCDNQIVIWNVGTGEAMINLEDMHPDVIFSVSWSRNGSLLCTACKDKKVRVIDPRKKKIVAEKDKAHEGARPMRAIFLADGNIFTTGFSRMSERQLALWKSDNMDEPICVQEMDSSNGVLLPFYDPDTNVVYLCGKGDSSIRYFEITDEAPYVHYLNTFSTKEPQRGMGYMPKRGLDVNKCEIARFYKLHERKCEPIIMTVPRKSDLFQDDLYPDTAGPDPALEAEEWFAGKNGGPILISLKDGYVSTKNRDLKVVKTNVLETKPATKPEPITTSRLVEKHASPQPSVKMEDKLEEVLREFKSLRDRVILQDRRIARLEEQVAKVAM